A region from the Ctenopharyngodon idella isolate HZGC_01 chromosome 13, HZGC01, whole genome shotgun sequence genome encodes:
- the fam204a gene encoding protein FAM204A, with the protein MYSGLLPPGLTEADLSSDDADEEVTPENRQGETDEHPLCQSGTEQHFVCVQVECNKSKTELHNYDASGDDCLPGVSLDKWQKFKDLQKAKDEQRMKQPQTKRQRKRRHRKGGTQNCDTEQKREPEEKQEEHWKELTQYFGINDRLKPPPCSRPPLMSGLEKSIESAIAEGDYGKAEELSDRLATRELAVKIAQAADCRDFASTKQEAEASRAAQKRRKQIAWGFEAKKRWETKSNMGFM; encoded by the exons ATGTACAGTGGACTTCTGCCGCCGGGTCTCACTGAGGCTGACCTGAGCTCTGATGATGCTGATGAAGAAGTAACACCAGAAAATAGACAAGGAGAGACAGACGAGCACCCCTTATGTCAGTCAGGCACAGAGCAAcattttgtttgtgtacagGTTGAATGTAATAAGTCAAAAACTGAATTGCACAATTATGATGCCTCTGGGGATGATTGTCTTCCTGGAGTTTCCTTGGATAAGTGGCAA AAGTTCAAAGATCTCCAAAAAGCAAAAGATGAACAGAGAATGAAGCAACCACAAACAAAACGGCAAAGGAAAAGGCGCCACAGGAAAG GTGGGACACAGAATTGCGACACTGAGCAGAAAAG GGAGCCTGAAGAGAAACAGGAGGAGCACTGGAAGGAGCTAACGCAGTATTTTGGCATCAATGATAGACTCAAGCCTCCTCCTTGTAGCAGACCTCCTCTCATG TCAGGCCTGGAAAAGAGCATAGAGAGTGCCATCGCTGAAGGGGACTATGGGAAGGCGGAAGAACTGAGTGACAGACTTGCTACTCGAGAG CTGGCCGTGAAAATCGCACAAGCCGCCGATTGCCGTGACTTCGCTAGCACCAAACAGGAAGCGGAGGCTTCCCGGGCAGCCCAAAAAAGGAGGAAGCAAATCGCTTGGgg gtTTGAAGCAAAGAAAAGATGGGAAACCAAAAGCAATATGGGATTCATGTGA